The stretch of DNA GCTTCGCCAAGTGTTTCATAACGATTTCGCCTGCCTCCGCTGAGGTTACCTCGGACTCATACGTGGCGTAGATGTCCGATTCAATTGCCTGGACGACCGATTCTATGGTGCTGCTACTGATGGGACGCTTGGAACAGGCTCGTTCGATTCCGCGGCGAATTTTTTCCCGATCGAAGGGTTCGCGGGTTTGGTCACTCTTGACCACCCGAACGTTCAGTTTTTCAATCGTTTCCGCGGTCACAAACCGTCGTTGGCAAGAATTGCAAATCCTACGCCGTCGAATTAAGTACCCGCCATCCGCATTTCGCGTGTCTTGGACGCGGTCGTTATCGACTTGGCAATAGGGGCAACGCATAGAAGACCTAGAAAAACGATTACCGAAGTGACGAACTGACGCACGTCCATCGACTGGGGTATATTAAGGAGCAGGCCCAAAGCAGAGCACCTTCTTGCCTGGCTGCCATATTGTTGCCAACTTGTTAACCACCGCAAGTCGAATCACACCTGCCATCCCGAGAGAAAGCCAACCTATGTCTGAACCCGATGGTCAGCCAAAACCTATCGATCAAGCTGACGTTACACAAGCACCACCAAGTCGCCCAACCGCAGGTGAGAAGTTTCAAGATTCGATTGCCGCCAAGAAGCAAGCCGAACTGGATCACGACGAAGCCGAAGAAACCGTCTGGACTGGTGGCTTTAGCCCCAAAGCAATGGTGGGCACATGGCTAGCGATGGCTTTGTTATCCGTTTTGATTTTGGTTTTGGCTGGACTGTTTGAACCCTTCACGTGGATGATGGCGATTGGTGCAATCGTTGTGCTTTGGGCAGTGGGGGCAATTCGTTATGCCGCGCGCCGACTTGGGTATCACTACGAACTAACCAACCAGCGTTTTATCCACCAATCCGGCATTCTTCATCGCCAAACGGACCGCATCGAGGTCATCGACATCGACGACGTCAGTTTCAATCAGGGCCCTATCGAACGAATGTTTGATGTCGGTACCATCAATCTTACCGGCAGTGACCGAACACACCCAAGCTTGACAATGCTTGGAATTGCAAATGTACGGAACGTTTCGGGCTTGATCGATGACATACGTCGAAAAGAACGCCGTCGTCGTAGCCTTCACATTGAATCCATCTGAGAACTTACGTGACTGATTGGTTCATCCAGCGCGATAACGCCCACGAAGACATAGGTCCCCTTCGTCCCAAGGAACTTCTAGATTTGGTGCGTGAGGGCAAGGTGATTCGAACCACGATGATTCGCAAAGATGATTCGACATGGTTTGAAGCCGGACAAGTCGGCGGTTTATTTGAAGCAGCAATGCGGCCAACGATCGAGTTCTTCTGCCCACAATGCGAACACGAAGTCACCGAACCACCGGTTGTTTGCAACTATTGCGGACGCGAAATTTACAAGGCGATCACAAAGATCACCGAGAACTCCATCACACCTGGAAACGACCACTCGATCACGGGACAAGCAGGTCGTTCGGTTCGCAACTGGCTTAAAAAGAAGAAGATCGCAAAGGATGACGACGAGAAGCCCAATACGCCCTAAAGCTAATAAGTTCTAAAGCTAATACGCCTTAAGACCAAAACGCGTAAACCCGAGTGAGCCAGTCGCTCTGTTATTAAGAGCGAAGGACAAACTCGGGTTTTCGACGAAGTACGGGTGACACCAAGTGGCGTCGAGGCTCAGTTTGCTTTGCGTCTAGTAGCGAAGCTCTGCACCGACCGACAATCCAGTGAACAGGATGTCGTCTTCAGCTTGAACGCCTTGACGTTGAGTCAATTGAGCCGCGGTGAACGAGGCTTGGCTATCAGCCGTTGCCACACCGGTTAGGTACCACAACTCGGCACCGGCTCGCACCGAAAGGATTTCGCCAAGTTGGTAGCGAACTCCCGTTCCGAGTTCGAACATTCCAGCGATTTCAGTCGAGCTGTCGCTGTCTGCAATCGAGTAACCGGTGCTCTTAACAATGCTTTGATCCGTGCTGGCGTTGTTAGCGTAAACCCCTGCTCGCATTCGAGTATCGCTGAATCCGTGTCGGCTGATCGGGAACAGCAAGTCCGCTCCGATTTGAACACCGATCAGTTGGTTATCGGTTGAGATATTCAGGTTGCCAGTTTGCCCGGACGTACCCGAGGTCGCAGCGTAGAGATAGTCCTCATCGTAGTTGATGTATCGACCACCGATCAGGAGCTTCGCCATTT from Rubripirellula amarantea encodes:
- a CDS encoding PH domain-containing protein yields the protein MSEPDGQPKPIDQADVTQAPPSRPTAGEKFQDSIAAKKQAELDHDEAEETVWTGGFSPKAMVGTWLAMALLSVLILVLAGLFEPFTWMMAIGAIVVLWAVGAIRYAARRLGYHYELTNQRFIHQSGILHRQTDRIEVIDIDDVSFNQGPIERMFDVGTINLTGSDRTHPSLTMLGIANVRNVSGLIDDIRRKERRRRSLHIESI
- a CDS encoding DUF4339 domain-containing protein, which encodes MTDWFIQRDNAHEDIGPLRPKELLDLVREGKVIRTTMIRKDDSTWFEAGQVGGLFEAAMRPTIEFFCPQCEHEVTEPPVVCNYCGREIYKAITKITENSITPGNDHSITGQAGRSVRNWLKKKKIAKDDDEKPNTP
- the nrdR gene encoding transcriptional regulator NrdR codes for the protein MRCPYCQVDNDRVQDTRNADGGYLIRRRRICNSCQRRFVTAETIEKLNVRVVKSDQTREPFDREKIRRGIERACSKRPISSSTIESVVQAIESDIYATYESEVTSAEAGEIVMKHLAKLDQVAYIRFASVYREFDDADDFIRAISVFVDTESVKPRHDED